In Pseudomonas deceptionensis, a single window of DNA contains:
- a CDS encoding TetR/AcrR family transcriptional regulator, which translates to MNKKTGVRAHQADLTKARILKAAITVFARDGYAGGRIEQISKEAESNDRMIYYYFSSKENLFVQVLEHTYEAFNQAESLRRPDLSKPVEALRQQVAFFWNYYVKHPEFVAILTIENLHKGKHAKQSHEMGRLSATTVGVIRPIIEAGQRQGIFRQDVDINHVYLMIASLCYFYNSNQHTLTSFLGQDLADQGQQQDWLAFISDLVIRGVMTLPAVATDQ; encoded by the coding sequence GTGAACAAAAAAACCGGGGTTCGGGCCCACCAGGCCGACCTGACCAAAGCGCGAATTCTCAAGGCCGCCATTACCGTGTTCGCCCGCGACGGCTATGCCGGCGGGCGCATTGAGCAGATATCCAAAGAAGCCGAGTCCAACGACCGGATGATTTATTACTACTTCTCCAGCAAGGAGAACCTGTTTGTCCAGGTGCTGGAGCACACCTACGAAGCCTTTAACCAGGCCGAGAGCCTGCGCCGCCCGGACCTGTCCAAACCGGTCGAAGCCTTGCGCCAGCAGGTGGCGTTTTTCTGGAATTACTACGTCAAACACCCGGAGTTCGTGGCCATTCTGACCATCGAAAACCTGCACAAAGGCAAACACGCCAAGCAGTCGCACGAAATGGGACGCCTGTCGGCCACCACCGTGGGCGTGATCCGGCCAATCATCGAAGCGGGCCAGCGCCAAGGCATTTTTCGCCAGGATGTCGACATCAACCACGTGTATTTGATGATCGCCTCGCTGTGCTATTTCTATAACTCGAACCAACACACGCTCACCTCATTCCTGGGTCAGGACCTCGCCGATCAAGGCCAGCAGCAAGACTGGCTGGCGTTCATCAGCGACCTGGTCATACGCGGCGTCATGACACTACCGGCCGTTGCTACGGATCAATGA
- a CDS encoding XdhC family protein translates to MSDVYCLLDALDHADRSNVDVVLATVVKVEGSAYRRPGARMLIPRFGQAVGTVSGGCLEQELVRKAWWLTESGEPVIRCYSTAAQDDDDLDEEGAELTFGLGCNGTVHVLLERREAGKPSLLDTLLHGVRASGQPAALATVLSTDDKRRVKIGARLGLSALSRMSEGFDCEVLASKVQADLLATLERKKSSRMIYESGTCAVEVLLEYIAPQRRLVIFGAGNDAQPLVRFAAELNWQVHVVDGRANFARAERFPGARHVLVEPIDQVFDLKAVVDGAAVVVMTHSYRQDRHWLKSVLACAPAYVGQLGPKERTERLLHDIGAGPAGAQVHYPMGLDLGGDTPESVALAIVSEISACLNQRQGGMLKYRKTTIHEATQVHLTALPEPLKVAGGGRN, encoded by the coding sequence ATGTCTGATGTGTATTGCTTGCTTGATGCGCTGGATCACGCCGACAGAAGCAATGTCGATGTGGTCCTGGCCACGGTGGTCAAGGTTGAAGGTTCAGCGTATCGACGCCCCGGCGCAAGGATGCTCATACCGCGTTTCGGCCAGGCAGTGGGCACGGTCAGCGGGGGGTGCCTTGAACAGGAACTGGTCAGGAAAGCCTGGTGGCTGACCGAGTCGGGGGAGCCGGTGATCCGCTGCTACAGCACGGCGGCGCAGGACGATGATGACCTCGACGAGGAGGGCGCGGAGCTGACATTTGGCCTGGGCTGCAACGGTACGGTGCATGTGCTGCTTGAGCGCCGCGAAGCGGGCAAGCCATCGCTGCTGGACACGCTGCTGCACGGTGTACGCGCCAGCGGGCAGCCCGCAGCGCTGGCGACTGTGTTGTCGACCGATGACAAGCGTCGCGTGAAAATAGGTGCCCGGCTGGGGCTGAGTGCCCTGTCGCGTATGAGTGAAGGGTTTGACTGTGAAGTCCTTGCAAGCAAGGTTCAGGCGGATTTGCTAGCGACCCTTGAGCGCAAGAAGTCGTCACGGATGATCTACGAAAGCGGAACGTGCGCCGTTGAGGTGTTGCTTGAGTACATCGCACCGCAGCGCAGGCTGGTGATTTTTGGTGCGGGCAACGACGCCCAGCCGTTGGTGCGCTTTGCCGCCGAATTGAACTGGCAGGTGCATGTGGTGGACGGACGGGCGAATTTTGCCCGCGCCGAACGCTTCCCTGGCGCCAGGCACGTGCTGGTCGAACCCATCGATCAGGTGTTCGATTTGAAGGCGGTGGTGGACGGCGCGGCGGTGGTGGTCATGACCCACAGCTATCGGCAAGACCGGCACTGGCTCAAAAGCGTCCTGGCCTGCGCGCCGGCGTATGTCGGGCAGTTGGGGCCTAAAGAACGCACGGAACGCCTGCTTCACGATATCGGGGCCGGGCCCGCTGGGGCGCAAGTCCACTACCCCATGGGCCTGGATCTGGGCGGCGATACGCCAGAGAGTGTCGCCCTGGCCATCGTCAGTGAAATCAGCGCGTGCCTTAACCAGCGTCAGGGCGGGATGTTGAAGTACCGCAAGACCACGATTCATGAAGCGACACAGGTTCATCTCACGGCACTGCCTGAGCCGCTAAAGGTTGCAGGGGGCGGGCGCAATTGA
- a CDS encoding nucleotidyltransferase family protein, translating into MNGLPDTPVVAVVLAAGMSRRMGAQNKLLLAIEGQPMVRHVVLAALASRCQKVLVVVGHEAGYVRQVLSDLAVEFVFNEAFAEGIGASVRAGAQAVSSQQAVLYCLADMPGVTAGVIDQLVDAFHAYPDFMGFVPAFNGKRGNPVLWAPGCVRQLRESAGDEGARGLLHQYRDRVMAVAVASEWVMVDLDTPQDYRRVYNRPTSHSRPQTVET; encoded by the coding sequence TTGAACGGCCTGCCAGACACGCCGGTTGTGGCGGTTGTGCTGGCGGCAGGCATGAGCCGGCGGATGGGGGCGCAGAACAAATTGCTCCTGGCAATCGAGGGGCAGCCGATGGTCAGGCACGTTGTCCTGGCAGCGCTGGCGTCCCGCTGTCAGAAAGTGCTGGTGGTCGTCGGGCATGAAGCCGGGTACGTTCGGCAGGTGCTGAGCGATCTGGCGGTGGAGTTTGTGTTCAATGAGGCCTTCGCAGAAGGAATCGGCGCGTCGGTGCGTGCGGGGGCACAGGCGGTCAGCAGCCAGCAGGCCGTGCTTTATTGCCTGGCGGACATGCCCGGCGTCACTGCCGGCGTGATCGATCAACTGGTTGACGCGTTTCACGCTTATCCGGACTTCATGGGTTTTGTGCCGGCGTTCAACGGCAAGCGCGGCAACCCCGTGCTGTGGGCGCCGGGCTGTGTGCGGCAGCTCAGAGAGTCTGCGGGAGACGAAGGTGCGCGGGGGCTCTTGCATCAGTACCGCGACAGGGTCATGGCGGTAGCGGTCGCCAGTGAATGGGTGATGGTTGATCTTGATACACCGCAAGACTACAGGCGTGTCTATAATCGCCCCACATCCCATTCCCGCCCACAGACTGTCGAGACTTAA
- a CDS encoding DUF1993 domain-containing protein: protein MTISLYAASIPVFKQMLNALSGVLTKAEAHATAKNIDPSVFLQARLAPDMFPLVRQVQIAVDFAKGVSGRLAEIELPKYDDSEVTFADLQALISKVLAFVDGIKPEQIDGKEGIEIITRQGTPKEKRFTGQAYLLTYGLPQFFFHVTTAYAILRHNGVEVGKRDYMGAF from the coding sequence ATGACTATCTCCCTGTACGCCGCTTCCATCCCCGTGTTCAAGCAAATGCTCAACGCCCTGAGCGGTGTTCTGACCAAGGCTGAAGCTCACGCGACGGCCAAGAACATCGACCCGAGCGTGTTCCTGCAGGCCCGTCTGGCGCCGGACATGTTCCCGCTGGTGCGTCAGGTGCAAATCGCCGTTGATTTCGCCAAGGGCGTTTCGGGCCGTCTGGCTGAAATTGAATTGCCGAAGTACGACGACAGCGAAGTGACTTTTGCTGACCTGCAAGCACTGATCAGCAAGGTGCTGGCCTTTGTTGACGGGATCAAGCCTGAGCAAATCGACGGCAAGGAAGGCATCGAAATCATCACCCGTCAGGGCACGCCGAAAGAAAAACGCTTTACCGGCCAGGCTTACCTGCTGACCTACGGCCTGCCGCAGTTCTTCTTCCACGTGACCACTGCTTACGCGATCCTGCGCCACAACGGCGTTGAAGTCGGCAAGCGCGATTACATGGGCGCGTTCTAA
- the sstT gene encoding serine/threonine transporter SstT, which produces MTDAPPTLLHKLKSTSLVTQIVMGLFAGILLAWLAPSAALSVAFIGKVFVSALKAVAPILVFVLVMASIANHKHGQETHIRPILVLYLFGTFAAAVVAVVASMLFPSTLVLVTEDIAIAAPGGISEVLQSLLLSVVDNPVSALMNANFIGILAWAIGMGIAIRHAGDTTRTVLSDLSNGVTVIVRVVIRFAPLGIFGLVASTLATSGFGALLGYLHLLTVLIGCMLFVALVVNPLIVFWKLRRNPYPLVFMCLRESGITAFFTRSSAANIPVNMALSERLGLHEDTYSVSIPLGATINMAGAAITITVLSLAAVHTLGIVVDIPTAILLSVVAAVCACGASGVAGGSLLLIPLACSLFGIPSEIAMQVVAVGFIIGILQDSAETALNSSTDVLFTAAACLAQEDKALQQG; this is translated from the coding sequence ATGACTGATGCTCCACCTACCCTGCTGCACAAGCTCAAGAGCACCAGCCTGGTGACCCAGATCGTGATGGGTCTGTTCGCCGGTATTTTGCTGGCCTGGCTTGCGCCCTCCGCAGCGCTCTCGGTGGCCTTTATCGGCAAGGTGTTTGTCAGCGCCTTGAAAGCCGTTGCACCGATTCTGGTCTTTGTTCTGGTGATGGCATCGATTGCCAACCACAAGCACGGGCAAGAAACCCATATCCGCCCGATCCTGGTGCTGTACCTGTTTGGTACCTTTGCCGCCGCCGTCGTGGCCGTTGTCGCCAGCATGCTGTTCCCGTCGACCCTGGTGCTGGTGACTGAAGACATCGCCATTGCCGCGCCGGGCGGTATCAGCGAGGTGCTGCAAAGCCTGTTGCTGAGCGTGGTCGATAACCCGGTCAGCGCACTGATGAACGCCAATTTCATCGGTATTCTGGCCTGGGCCATCGGGATGGGCATCGCCATTCGCCATGCCGGTGACACCACCCGCACCGTGCTCAGCGACCTGTCCAATGGCGTCACCGTGATCGTGCGCGTGGTCATCCGCTTTGCACCGTTGGGCATTTTCGGCCTGGTGGCTTCGACCCTCGCCACCTCGGGCTTTGGCGCCCTGCTGGGCTACCTGCACCTGCTTACCGTGCTGATCGGCTGCATGCTGTTCGTAGCGCTGGTGGTCAACCCGCTGATCGTGTTCTGGAAACTGCGCCGTAACCCGTACCCACTGGTGTTTATGTGCCTGCGCGAAAGCGGGATTACCGCGTTTTTCACGCGCAGTTCGGCAGCCAACATCCCGGTGAACATGGCCCTGAGCGAACGCCTGGGCCTGCATGAAGACACCTACTCGGTCTCGATCCCGCTGGGCGCCACCATCAATATGGCGGGCGCGGCGATTACCATCACGGTATTGAGCCTGGCCGCCGTGCATACGCTGGGGATTGTGGTCGACATTCCGACTGCCATTTTGCTGAGTGTCGTGGCAGCCGTGTGCGCCTGTGGCGCATCGGGTGTAGCGGGAGGTTCGCTGCTGTTGATTCCGCTGGCGTGCAGCCTGTTCGGCATCCCGAGCGAAATTGCGATGCAAGTCGTGGCCGTGGGTTTCATCATCGGCATCCTGCAAGACTCTGCAGAAACCGCGCTCAACTCGTCCACCGACGTACTGTTTACTGCCGCGGCCTGCCTGGCCCAGGAAGACAAAGCCCTGCAACAGGGCTAA
- a CDS encoding MFS transporter, translated as MLLPILLLSAAGFTVLTTEFIIVGLLPSIARDLEVSVPQAGLLVSLFAFTVAALGPFLTAYFARFKRKPLFIAILLMFAFANTVAALAPNIWVMAFARLLPALGLPVFWALASETAVDIVGPDYAGRAIAKIGFGIVCATVFGIPVGTLISDAWGWRSAFGILAVVALAKALLLWIYLPATHVIKETVTLRSQFGLLRSPLMIGHIVLSVLVFSGMFTAYTYLADILERLAGFDGTLVGWCLMGFGAVGLIGNSLGGRMVDRHPLIASMVFCAFMIGGLVALIPSIHSTLGLAAAMGIWGVTQAAMFLVSHVRLMKVAPHAPAFAASLNIAGANLGIGLGAMVGGRVIDSYGLGSLGFAAAGFILISILLALLLMTVRSGPVCANAG; from the coding sequence ATGCTGTTGCCCATCCTGCTGCTGTCGGCGGCCGGTTTTACCGTGCTTACGACCGAGTTCATCATCGTTGGCCTGCTGCCTTCGATTGCCCGTGACCTTGAGGTCAGCGTGCCCCAGGCCGGTTTGTTGGTGAGCCTGTTCGCGTTCACGGTTGCGGCCCTTGGGCCGTTCTTGACCGCTTACTTTGCGCGCTTCAAGCGCAAGCCCCTGTTTATCGCGATTTTGCTGATGTTTGCGTTCGCCAATACCGTGGCGGCCCTGGCGCCGAATATCTGGGTCATGGCCTTTGCGCGGCTGCTGCCGGCCTTGGGCTTGCCGGTGTTCTGGGCCCTGGCCAGCGAAACCGCGGTAGACATCGTAGGCCCGGATTACGCCGGGCGGGCGATTGCCAAAATCGGCTTCGGGATTGTCTGTGCAACGGTATTTGGCATCCCGGTCGGCACCCTGATCTCGGATGCATGGGGCTGGCGCAGTGCATTCGGGATTCTGGCCGTGGTCGCGCTGGCCAAGGCCCTGCTGCTGTGGATCTACCTGCCCGCTACACACGTGATCAAGGAGACCGTCACCCTGCGCTCGCAATTCGGTCTGTTGCGCAGCCCGTTGATGATTGGGCATATCGTGCTGTCGGTGCTGGTGTTCAGCGGCATGTTTACCGCTTACACCTATCTGGCCGACATCCTTGAGCGGCTGGCGGGTTTCGACGGCACGCTGGTGGGCTGGTGCCTGATGGGCTTTGGCGCCGTCGGCCTGATCGGCAACTCACTGGGCGGGCGCATGGTGGACCGCCATCCGCTGATCGCCTCGATGGTGTTCTGTGCCTTTATGATCGGCGGCCTGGTGGCCCTGATCCCCAGCATCCATTCAACCCTGGGCCTGGCGGCGGCGATGGGGATTTGGGGGGTGACACAAGCGGCAATGTTCCTGGTCAGTCATGTGCGCCTGATGAAAGTCGCGCCCCATGCCCCGGCCTTTGCCGCGTCGCTGAACATCGCCGGGGCCAATCTGGGGATCGGTCTGGGCGCCATGGTGGGCGGCCGGGTGATTGACAGCTACGGTTTGGGCAGTCTGGGGTTTGCCGCCGCCGGGTTTATCCTGATCTCGATTTTGCTGGCGCTGCTGCTTATGACCGTCAGGTCGGGCCCCGTGTGCGCTAACGCGGGGTAA
- the nhaR gene encoding transcriptional activator NhaR — MLNYRQLHYFWVVAKTGSIVRACEQLNLTPQTISGQISLLEDTYGLPLFRRVGRQLELTETGRQVLPYAEQIFQLGSELESMLRMAPTEQQILFRVGVADVVPKSIVYRLIAPTMELDKPIRITCREDKLDRLLADLAIQRLDLVISDSPMPSHLDIKGFSQKLGECGISFFATSTLAKDYAENFPQCLQGAPLLIPGPETVLRSRLLRWLAEQQIQPRIVGEFDDSALMQAFGQSGIGVFIAPSVIAHEVMRQFDVELIGHTEAVTESFYAITVERKIRHPGIVAITEGARRELFTPR; from the coding sequence ATGCTCAATTACCGCCAACTCCATTACTTCTGGGTCGTTGCCAAAACCGGCAGCATTGTTCGCGCCTGCGAGCAGTTGAACCTCACGCCACAGACCATCAGCGGGCAAATCAGCCTGCTGGAAGACACCTATGGCCTCCCCTTGTTTCGGCGGGTCGGACGCCAACTTGAGCTGACCGAAACCGGGCGTCAGGTGCTGCCCTATGCCGAGCAAATTTTCCAGCTCGGCAGCGAGCTGGAAAGCATGCTGCGCATGGCGCCCACGGAGCAGCAAATTCTGTTTCGGGTCGGCGTGGCCGATGTGGTGCCCAAGTCGATCGTGTACCGCCTGATCGCCCCGACCATGGAGCTGGACAAGCCGATACGCATTACCTGTCGTGAAGACAAGCTCGACCGGCTACTGGCGGACCTGGCGATTCAACGTCTGGACCTGGTGATTTCCGACAGTCCGATGCCTTCCCACCTCGACATCAAAGGGTTTAGCCAAAAGCTGGGGGAATGCGGAATCAGTTTCTTTGCCACTTCAACGCTGGCCAAAGACTATGCCGAAAACTTTCCGCAGTGCCTGCAAGGTGCACCGCTGCTGATCCCGGGGCCCGAGACGGTGCTGCGCAGCCGCCTGCTGCGCTGGCTGGCCGAGCAACAAATACAACCGCGCATCGTCGGCGAGTTCGATGACAGCGCACTGATGCAGGCCTTCGGCCAATCCGGAATCGGCGTGTTTATCGCCCCCAGCGTGATTGCGCATGAGGTGATGCGTCAGTTTGATGTTGAACTGATCGGCCACACTGAAGCGGTCACCGAGTCGTTTTACGCCATCACCGTCGAACGCAAGATCCGCCACCCCGGCATCGTAGCGATCACCGAGGGGGCACGGCGCGAACTGTTTACCCCGCGTTAG
- a CDS encoding TerC family protein: MEYLLQLAASPAAWVALATLIVMEIVLGIDNLIFISILTNKLPEQYRTKARRIGIGMALILRLGLLGTIAYIVQLTTPVFEVLGKAFSWKDMILIAGGLFLVWKATSEIHHSMSAQSEEKTESVSSKVTLGFAAAIGQILMLDLVFSIDSIITAVGMTEHLPIMVIAVVVAVLVMLLASEPLAKFINDNPTVVMLALAFLIMIGMTLIAEGFGAHVPKGYVYAAMAFSATVETLNILARRVREKRQAALVK; this comes from the coding sequence ATGGAATATCTTTTACAACTGGCTGCCAGCCCCGCAGCCTGGGTCGCTTTAGCCACGTTGATCGTGATGGAAATCGTGCTGGGCATCGATAACCTGATCTTTATCTCGATTTTGACCAACAAGCTGCCCGAGCAGTACCGCACCAAGGCGCGCCGCATTGGTATCGGCATGGCGCTGATTCTGCGTCTGGGCTTGCTGGGCACGATCGCTTACATCGTTCAACTGACCACGCCGGTGTTTGAAGTGTTGGGCAAAGCCTTCTCGTGGAAGGACATGATCCTGATTGCCGGTGGTTTGTTCCTGGTGTGGAAAGCCACCAGCGAGATCCACCACAGCATGTCTGCGCAGTCAGAAGAAAAGACCGAGAGCGTGTCGTCGAAAGTCACCTTGGGTTTTGCCGCCGCTATCGGGCAGATCCTGATGCTGGACCTGGTGTTCTCCATCGACAGCATCATCACCGCGGTCGGTATGACCGAGCACTTGCCGATCATGGTGATTGCAGTGGTGGTGGCAGTGTTGGTGATGTTGCTGGCTTCGGAGCCTCTGGCCAAGTTCATCAATGACAACCCGACCGTGGTGATGCTGGCCCTGGCCTTCCTGATCATGATCGGCATGACCCTGATCGCCGAAGGTTTCGGTGCCCACGTACCAAAAGGTTATGTGTATGCGGCGATGGCGTTCTCCGCCACGGTTGAAACACTCAACATTCTGGCGCGCCGGGTTCGGGAAAAACGCCAGGCTGCCCTGGTGAAGTAA
- a CDS encoding lipoprotein has product MQGVTGLRSARLWLVALFTLAMVGCASVEPPEIRSLPERVELNGVPFFRGNAHQGAPQTLAAMLGEQKVRVTPGLLTKPLKLPGEQASLQGNIEQLAAGYGLMVYPLDRSLSALLTQVAAGYPVMLRFSDGTLWSEPRYAMLVGYNRTKRTVMLRAGMERRRLMDFDTFKSHWMDAGGWAVLMLSPTQLPANVDKARWLKAANNLSRSGQEQAGATAIKTLESHY; this is encoded by the coding sequence ATGCAGGGTGTGACTGGGTTGAGATCGGCGCGACTGTGGCTGGTGGCATTGTTTACATTGGCGATGGTGGGCTGTGCCAGTGTTGAGCCGCCTGAAATTCGTAGCTTGCCGGAAAGGGTCGAGCTCAATGGCGTGCCCTTTTTTCGCGGCAATGCCCATCAAGGCGCCCCGCAAACATTGGCGGCCATGCTCGGTGAGCAAAAGGTCAGGGTAACACCGGGTCTTCTGACCAAACCCTTGAAGCTGCCGGGAGAGCAAGCGTCGTTGCAGGGCAATATAGAGCAGCTGGCTGCCGGCTACGGCTTGATGGTGTATCCGCTGGACAGGTCGCTGTCGGCGTTATTGACCCAAGTGGCGGCGGGTTACCCGGTCATGCTGCGCTTTAGCGATGGCACGCTCTGGTCCGAGCCGCGCTACGCGATGCTGGTAGGTTATAACCGCACCAAGCGCACCGTAATGCTGCGTGCAGGCATGGAGCGACGCCGGTTGATGGACTTCGACACGTTCAAGTCGCACTGGATGGACGCCGGTGGCTGGGCGGTACTGATGTTGTCGCCTACACAGTTGCCGGCCAACGTCGACAAGGCCCGCTGGTTGAAAGCGGCCAACAACTTGTCACGCTCGGGCCAGGAACAGGCGGGCGCCACGGCAATCAAGACTCTGGAATCACACTACTGA
- a CDS encoding NAD(P)/FAD-dependent oxidoreductase translates to MSNTPYPQSYYAASANPAPERPALQGEVETDVCVIGAGYTGLSSALFLLEAGFKVTVLEAAKVGFGASGRNGGQIVNSYSRDIDVIERTVGAKQAQLLGLMAFEGGKIIRERVAKYQIQCDLKDGGVFAAITAKQMGHLEAQKKLWERYGNTQLELLDQRRIREVVACDQYQGGLLDMSGGHIHPLNLALGEAAAVESLGGTIYEQSPAIRIERGANPVVHTPEGKVRAKFIIVAGNAYLGNLVPELASKSMPCGTQVITTEPLSEELAKTLLPQDYCVEDCNYLLDYYRLSGDKRLIFGGGVVYGARDPANIESIIRPKMLKAFPQLKDVKIDYAWTGNFLLTLSRLPQVGRIGDNIYYSQGCSGHGVTYTHLAGKVLAEALRGQAERFDAFADLPHYPFPGGQLLRTPLTALGAWYYSLRDKFGF, encoded by the coding sequence ATGTCGAACACCCCATATCCCCAGTCCTACTATGCGGCTTCAGCCAACCCTGCGCCTGAGCGCCCCGCCCTGCAGGGCGAGGTTGAGACCGACGTCTGTGTGATCGGTGCCGGCTACACCGGGCTGTCGAGTGCGCTGTTTTTGCTGGAGGCCGGGTTCAAGGTCACGGTACTGGAAGCCGCGAAGGTGGGGTTCGGCGCTTCAGGGCGCAATGGCGGTCAGATCGTTAACAGTTATAGCCGCGATATCGATGTGATCGAGCGCACGGTCGGCGCCAAGCAGGCGCAGCTGTTAGGCCTGATGGCCTTTGAAGGCGGCAAGATCATTCGTGAGCGCGTGGCCAAGTATCAGATCCAGTGCGACTTGAAAGACGGCGGTGTGTTTGCAGCCATTACCGCCAAGCAGATGGGCCACCTGGAAGCGCAGAAGAAGCTCTGGGAGCGTTATGGCAATACGCAACTGGAACTGCTGGACCAGCGCCGCATTCGTGAGGTGGTCGCCTGTGATCAGTATCAGGGCGGGCTGCTGGACATGAGCGGCGGGCATATTCACCCGCTCAATCTGGCGCTGGGTGAAGCCGCAGCTGTTGAGTCGCTGGGCGGGACCATTTACGAACAGTCACCCGCGATTCGTATCGAACGCGGCGCAAACCCGGTGGTGCATACGCCTGAGGGCAAGGTGCGGGCCAAGTTCATCATCGTGGCCGGCAATGCTTACCTGGGCAATCTGGTGCCCGAGCTGGCATCCAAGTCCATGCCATGCGGCACCCAGGTGATCACCACCGAGCCGTTGAGCGAAGAGCTGGCCAAAACGCTGCTGCCACAAGACTACTGCGTCGAGGACTGCAACTACCTGCTCGACTACTATCGCCTGTCCGGCGACAAGCGTCTGATCTTCGGCGGTGGCGTGGTGTACGGCGCGCGCGACCCGGCCAATATCGAGTCGATTATCCGGCCAAAAATGCTCAAGGCCTTCCCGCAACTCAAGGACGTGAAGATTGACTACGCGTGGACGGGTAACTTCCTGCTGACACTGTCACGTCTGCCTCAAGTTGGCCGTATTGGCGACAATATCTATTACTCGCAAGGTTGCAGCGGTCACGGGGTGACTTACACCCATCTGGCCGGCAAGGTGCTGGCCGAAGCCCTGCGCGGTCAGGCAGAGCGCTTTGATGCCTTTGCCGACCTGCCACACTACCCGTTCCCCGGCGGGCAACTGCTGCGTACCCCGCTGACCGCTTTGGGTGCGTGGTACTACAGCTTGCGGGACAAGTTCGGATTTTGA
- a CDS encoding nuclear transport factor 2 family protein: MSKNIKTVPTTEYDAVIAVAQKYVNGLRNGSSDEVAQAFHKDAVMYGFTNGELLGGPIANLFDFINKNGKAPEITTRLDVLAITPTTAVVRVDMENDAIGADYNDYLTLIRVDGVWKVIAKVYHQFI; the protein is encoded by the coding sequence ATGAGCAAGAACATCAAGACCGTTCCCACCACTGAATACGACGCAGTAATTGCGGTAGCTCAGAAGTACGTAAACGGCCTGCGCAACGGCAGCAGTGACGAAGTGGCGCAGGCTTTCCACAAAGATGCAGTCATGTACGGCTTCACCAACGGCGAGCTACTGGGCGGCCCCATTGCCAACCTGTTTGACTTCATCAACAAGAACGGCAAGGCCCCTGAAATCACCACCCGCCTGGATGTGCTGGCGATTACACCGACCACAGCCGTGGTACGCGTCGACATGGAAAATGACGCCATTGGTGCCGACTATAACGACTACCTGACATTGATCCGCGTGGATGGCGTGTGGAAAGTCATCGCCAAGGTTTACCACCAGTTCATCTAA
- a CDS encoding alkene reductase, translated as MTDNTLRTDLFEPTHFGAIKLANRIVMAPVTRSRYTEDGIPNELHATYYAQRASAGLIIAEATNICAQGRGYAATPGIWSDEQTAGWKKVTDAVHAEGGKIVLQLWHVGRFSSVELQPNGQAPVAPSAIKAQGSTYTTKGFVPVSTPRALETNEIPGIIEQYRVAARNAKRAGFDGVEVHSANSYLLDQFLRDSTNQRTDQYGGSIENRARLTLEVTRAVIEIWGNDRVGIRLSPVTPDAGNTPPDSNVMGLFGHLIPELNKLNLAYMHFVEGATATSREVPEGIDMDYLSGLFTGPYIGNNNYDLEMAIERRAQNKIDAVAFGRLFISNPDLVERLRRGAALTIAPRESYYGGGAKGYTDWPTGNY; from the coding sequence ATGACTGACAACACTCTACGTACCGATCTGTTCGAACCCACCCATTTCGGGGCGATCAAACTCGCCAACCGAATCGTCATGGCTCCGGTTACTCGCAGCCGTTACACCGAGGATGGTATCCCCAACGAACTGCACGCTACCTACTATGCCCAGCGTGCATCAGCCGGGCTGATCATCGCCGAAGCGACCAACATCTGCGCCCAAGGTCGTGGTTATGCAGCTACTCCAGGCATCTGGAGTGATGAGCAGACTGCTGGCTGGAAGAAAGTCACCGATGCCGTACATGCCGAAGGCGGGAAAATTGTGTTGCAGCTGTGGCACGTCGGCCGTTTCTCCAGCGTCGAACTACAACCCAACGGCCAGGCGCCGGTCGCCCCCTCGGCAATCAAGGCACAAGGCAGTACTTACACCACCAAAGGCTTCGTTCCGGTGTCTACACCGCGCGCGCTGGAAACCAACGAAATTCCCGGCATCATTGAGCAATACCGCGTTGCTGCACGAAATGCCAAGCGCGCCGGTTTCGATGGGGTGGAAGTGCATTCAGCCAATAGCTACCTGCTCGACCAGTTCCTGCGCGACTCCACTAATCAGCGAACCGACCAGTACGGTGGTTCGATCGAAAACCGGGCGCGCCTGACGCTTGAAGTCACTCGGGCGGTGATCGAAATCTGGGGCAACGACCGTGTGGGCATCCGTCTGTCGCCGGTAACACCGGACGCTGGAAACACGCCTCCAGACAGCAACGTCATGGGTCTGTTCGGGCATCTAATCCCCGAGTTGAACAAGCTGAACCTGGCCTACATGCACTTCGTTGAGGGCGCTACGGCGACCAGTCGTGAAGTTCCCGAAGGCATCGATATGGATTACCTGAGCGGCTTGTTCACAGGGCCCTACATCGGTAACAACAACTACGACCTGGAAATGGCCATCGAGCGCCGCGCCCAGAACAAGATCGACGCCGTAGCCTTCGGCCGCCTGTTCATCTCCAATCCCGATCTGGTAGAGCGTCTGCGGCGTGGTGCAGCGCTGACCATCGCTCCGAGAGAGAGCTACTACGGCGGCGGCGCCAAGGGATACACCGACTGGCCGACTGGCAACTACTAA